The following proteins are encoded in a genomic region of Nitratireductor sp. GISD-1A_MAKvit:
- the pobA gene encoding 4-hydroxybenzoate 3-monooxygenase, with the protein MRTQVVIIGSGPAGLLLGQLLTNAGIDNVVLERASKAHVLSRIRAGVLEEGTAAMLDEAGVGQRMRREGLPHDGFDLAFDNRRHRVDLHDLTGGKRVLVYGQTEVTHDLMDGREASNAVSIYEAENVQPHDFDGERPFVTYEKDGKTHRIDCDFVAGCDGFHGVSRKSVPEAAIETFERIYPFGWLGIIADVPPVGEELIYANHPRGFALCSMRSKTRSRYYVQVGAEERVEDWSDERFWDEIRNRLPGRTAEAMITGPSIEKSIAPLRSFVAEPMRFGRLFLAGDAAHIVPPTGAKGLNLAASDVRYLFDALQEFYLEKSSAGLNDYSNRALARVWKAERFSWWMTSTLHRFPEQGTFGQRIQHAELDYLFQSRAALTMLAENYVGLPF; encoded by the coding sequence GTGCGAACTCAGGTCGTGATCATCGGCTCGGGCCCGGCAGGCCTGCTGCTCGGGCAGCTTCTGACCAATGCGGGCATCGACAATGTCGTTCTGGAGCGGGCATCGAAAGCGCACGTTCTGTCACGCATTCGTGCCGGGGTGCTGGAGGAAGGCACCGCCGCGATGCTGGACGAAGCGGGCGTCGGACAGCGCATGCGCCGCGAAGGTCTGCCGCATGACGGGTTTGACCTCGCCTTCGACAATCGCCGCCACCGTGTCGACCTGCACGACCTCACCGGTGGCAAGCGCGTGCTTGTTTACGGGCAGACCGAAGTCACCCACGATCTGATGGACGGACGGGAGGCGTCAAACGCTGTCTCCATCTATGAAGCTGAAAACGTCCAGCCGCATGATTTCGACGGCGAACGTCCCTTTGTGACCTATGAGAAAGATGGAAAGACCCATCGCATCGATTGCGATTTCGTTGCCGGTTGCGATGGCTTCCATGGCGTTTCTCGCAAATCGGTACCGGAAGCCGCCATCGAAACCTTCGAGCGGATCTACCCCTTTGGCTGGCTGGGCATCATTGCCGATGTACCACCGGTGGGCGAGGAACTGATCTACGCCAATCATCCGCGTGGCTTCGCGCTCTGCTCCATGCGCTCAAAGACGCGCAGCCGCTACTACGTTCAGGTCGGCGCTGAGGAGCGGGTGGAGGACTGGTCCGACGAGCGCTTCTGGGATGAGATACGAAACCGCCTGCCGGGGCGCACGGCCGAAGCTATGATCACCGGCCCCTCGATCGAAAAATCCATCGCTCCCCTGCGCTCCTTCGTGGCTGAACCGATGCGCTTTGGCCGACTGTTCCTCGCCGGCGATGCCGCCCACATCGTTCCGCCCACCGGCGCGAAGGGCTTGAATCTCGCTGCGAGCGACGTTCGCTATCTCTTTGATGCGCTTCAGGAATTTTATCTCGAAAAATCCTCTGCCGGCTTGAACGACTACTCCAACAGGGCATTGGCCCGCGTCTGGAAAGCGGAGCGCTTCTCCTGGTGGATGACGAGTACGCTGCATCGGTTTCCCGAGCAGGGTACATTCGGGCAAAGGATACAGCACGCGGAACTCGACTATCTTTTCCAATCGCGAGCCGCATTGACAATGCTGGCTGAGAACTATGTGGGCCTGCCGTTCTGA
- a CDS encoding helix-turn-helix domain-containing protein, protein MHRHNALFQIFWMAEGAGELIGDGIAETPFSAPCGLFIPPGAAHGFRFARGSEGIVATVLADRLALPGGSDRALAEFLSHTRIVTLDRAVAGESECLHRLFHRLLEENGRHGGVGRDLMLDVHVIEILVRLARVRVRSSTQELQKRGTTDSRRGQALETLMAAHFREHRPVAFYADKLGVSVAHLNRIARQEAGASVSQLLARRLIDAARRDLIFTPTPIKAIAYSLGFQDPAYFNRFFRRQSGTTPGAYREVERRRLTA, encoded by the coding sequence GTGCATCGCCACAATGCGCTTTTCCAGATTTTCTGGATGGCCGAAGGGGCAGGGGAGCTCATCGGCGACGGAATTGCGGAAACGCCGTTTTCCGCGCCCTGTGGGCTCTTCATTCCTCCGGGGGCTGCGCATGGGTTTCGCTTTGCCCGCGGCTCTGAAGGCATTGTCGCGACGGTTCTTGCCGATCGACTGGCCCTGCCAGGCGGGAGCGACCGAGCCTTGGCCGAGTTTCTGTCGCACACACGCATCGTGACGCTCGACCGTGCCGTTGCTGGCGAGAGTGAATGCCTTCACCGTCTGTTTCATCGTTTGCTTGAGGAAAACGGCAGGCACGGCGGTGTCGGCCGGGATCTGATGCTTGATGTACACGTCATCGAGATATTGGTTCGGCTGGCAAGGGTGAGGGTGCGCTCGTCCACGCAGGAATTGCAGAAACGGGGCACCACGGACAGCCGAAGGGGGCAGGCACTGGAAACGCTGATGGCTGCACATTTCCGCGAGCACCGCCCGGTCGCGTTTTATGCCGATAAACTGGGTGTATCGGTCGCTCACCTCAATCGCATAGCGCGGCAGGAGGCGGGGGCGAGCGTTTCGCAGTTGCTGGCGCGCCGCCTTATCGATGCGGCGCGCCGTGACCTGATCTTCACCCCTACCCCGATCAAGGCCATAGCCTATTCTCTGGGGTTTCAGGATCCGGCCTATTTCAACCGTTTCTTCCGTCGGCAGTCCGGCACCACCCCCGGGGCCTATCGCGAGGTGGAACGGCGCAGGCTTACGGCCTGA
- a CDS encoding ABC transporter substrate-binding protein translates to MKHAVKGLLSGALMLTASQSMAADDVTLQLKWVTQAQFAGYYVAKDQGFYEEEDLNVEIKPGGPDIAPVQVLAGGGADVMVDWLPSALAAREKGVPVVNIAQPFARSGLTMVCRRETGIEKPEDFKGKTLGTWFFGNEYPLYSWLSKLDLPRDGSEDGVTIQKIGFNVDPLLQKQADCITAMTYNEYWQVIDAGLSEDDIVVFNYTDEGVATLEDGLYVLEDRLQDPEFVDKMARFVKASMKGWMWAKDNPEEAAMIVLDNDATGAQTEKHQTRMMGEIAKLLGEDATLDEAAYQQTVETLLQGGSDPVITKEPEGAFTHEVSKKAM, encoded by the coding sequence ATGAAACACGCAGTGAAAGGCCTTTTATCCGGTGCGCTTATGCTCACCGCCTCGCAGTCAATGGCCGCAGACGATGTGACCCTGCAGCTGAAATGGGTGACGCAGGCGCAATTCGCGGGATACTATGTCGCCAAGGATCAGGGCTTCTATGAAGAAGAAGACCTTAACGTCGAGATCAAGCCCGGCGGCCCCGACATTGCGCCAGTGCAGGTGCTGGCCGGCGGCGGCGCGGATGTGATGGTGGACTGGCTCCCCTCAGCGCTGGCCGCACGCGAGAAAGGCGTTCCCGTGGTGAACATCGCCCAGCCCTTCGCACGCTCGGGCCTCACCATGGTCTGCCGCAGGGAGACCGGCATCGAAAAACCGGAAGACTTCAAGGGCAAGACGCTCGGCACCTGGTTCTTCGGCAATGAGTATCCGCTCTATAGCTGGCTCTCGAAGCTCGACCTGCCGCGCGATGGCTCCGAAGATGGAGTGACCATTCAGAAGATCGGTTTCAATGTCGACCCGCTTTTGCAGAAGCAGGCCGACTGCATCACCGCCATGACCTACAATGAATACTGGCAGGTAATCGATGCCGGACTGAGCGAAGACGACATCGTGGTGTTCAACTACACCGACGAAGGCGTGGCCACGCTGGAAGACGGGCTCTATGTGCTGGAAGACAGGCTTCAGGACCCAGAATTTGTGGATAAGATGGCGCGCTTCGTTAAAGCCTCGATGAAGGGGTGGATGTGGGCGAAGGACAACCCGGAAGAGGCAGCGATGATCGTGCTCGACAATGACGCGACCGGTGCCCAGACCGAAAAACACCAGACGCGCATGATGGGCGAAATCGCCAAGCTTCTGGGTGAAGATGCCACGCTGGATGAGGCCGCCTACCAGCAGACCGTGGAGACGCTGCTGCAGGGCGGATCCGACCCCGTGATCACGAAGGAGCCAGAGGGAGCCTTCACCCATGAGGTTTCCAAAAAGGCGATGTGA
- a CDS encoding ABC transporter permease has product MNWALTGALLFWAAAWTLNEWLARLNPRSPQARRALGLLIPAIFGITLLVVWEGLVHGFNISPVLLTPPSAIWARITSSLPTLWADFQQTFLKAVLIGYAIGCGTGFLTAIAIDRSPFLQRGLLPLGNFVSALPIIGVAPIMVMWFGFDWPSKAAVVIIMTFFPMLVNTVEGLSASSAIDRDLMRTYASSYWQTLFKLRLPAAAPFIFNALKINSTLALIGAIVAEFFGTPIVGMGFRISTEVGRMNIDMVWAEIAIAALAGSLFYGAVALLERAVTFWHPSMRSG; this is encoded by the coding sequence ATGAACTGGGCCCTCACCGGAGCGCTTCTTTTCTGGGCTGCCGCATGGACCCTGAACGAATGGCTCGCGCGGCTGAACCCACGCTCGCCACAGGCAAGGCGCGCGCTCGGCCTTCTGATCCCAGCCATTTTCGGCATAACGCTACTGGTGGTCTGGGAAGGGCTGGTGCACGGCTTCAACATATCGCCCGTGCTCCTGACACCACCGAGCGCCATCTGGGCGCGCATCACATCGTCCCTGCCAACCCTGTGGGCCGATTTCCAGCAGACCTTCCTTAAGGCCGTGCTGATCGGCTATGCGATTGGTTGTGGCACGGGGTTCCTGACGGCCATCGCCATCGATCGCTCGCCCTTCCTGCAGCGCGGCCTTTTGCCCTTGGGCAATTTTGTCTCCGCACTGCCGATCATCGGCGTCGCGCCGATCATGGTCATGTGGTTCGGCTTTGACTGGCCCTCCAAGGCGGCGGTCGTGATCATCATGACCTTCTTTCCCATGCTGGTGAACACGGTCGAGGGGCTTTCAGCGTCTTCCGCCATCGACCGCGATCTCATGCGCACCTATGCATCCTCATACTGGCAGACACTGTTCAAACTGCGGCTTCCAGCGGCAGCACCCTTTATCTTCAATGCGCTGAAGATCAACTCAACGCTGGCGCTGATCGGTGCCATCGTCGCCGAATTCTTCGGCACCCCCATTGTGGGTATGGGTTTCCGCATCTCCACCGAGGTGGGGCGTATGAACATTGACATGGTGTGGGCCGAAATCGCGATTGCCGCTTTGGCTGGCTCACTTTTTTACGGTGCGGTGGCGCTTCTGGAACGCGCCGTCACCTTCTGGCATCCATCCATGAGGAGTGGATAA
- a CDS encoding ABC transporter ATP-binding protein, producing MSQEASSPQTSQPVVEARGLGLTFETNDGPVRALADVDLTINKGEFVSFIGPSGCGKTTFLRVIADLEQPTSGEILVNGMTPEEARRNRAYGYVFQAAGLFPWRTIEQNVALPLEIMGYSKAEQKERVHRTLDLVNLAGFEKKFPWQLSGGMQQRASIARALAFDADLLLMDEPFGALDEIVRDHLNEQLLDLWARTGKTIGFVTHSIPEAVYLSTRIIVMSPRPGRVTDVIVSPLPKDRPLDIRESPEFLEIAHRVRDGLRAGHGDD from the coding sequence ATCAGCCAGGAAGCGTCTTCCCCTCAAACCAGCCAGCCCGTCGTGGAAGCCCGCGGGCTCGGCCTCACCTTCGAGACCAATGACGGACCGGTGCGGGCACTCGCCGATGTGGACCTGACCATCAACAAGGGTGAGTTCGTTTCCTTCATTGGCCCTTCGGGCTGCGGCAAGACCACATTTCTGCGTGTGATCGCCGATCTGGAACAGCCCACCTCCGGCGAAATCCTCGTCAACGGCATGACGCCGGAAGAGGCGCGTCGCAACCGGGCCTATGGCTATGTGTTTCAGGCGGCGGGGCTCTTTCCCTGGCGCACCATCGAGCAAAATGTCGCCCTGCCGCTGGAGATCATGGGTTATTCGAAGGCGGAGCAGAAAGAGCGTGTGCACCGCACGCTCGACCTGGTGAACCTTGCCGGCTTTGAGAAGAAGTTCCCATGGCAGCTCTCGGGCGGCATGCAGCAGCGCGCCTCGATAGCGCGGGCGCTCGCGTTTGACGCCGACCTTCTTCTCATGGACGAACCGTTCGGCGCGCTCGATGAGATCGTGCGTGACCATCTGAACGAGCAATTGCTCGATCTGTGGGCGCGCACCGGCAAGACCATCGGCTTCGTGACCCACTCGATACCGGAAGCGGTTTATCTTTCGACGCGCATCATCGTCATGTCGCCGCGGCCCGGCCGCGTGACGGACGTGATCGTTTCGCCGCTGCCGAAGGATCGACCGCTCGACATTCGGGAAAGCCCGGAGTTTCTGGAGATTGCACACCGGGTGCGCGATGGGCTGAGAGCGGGGCATGGCGATGACTAG